From Denitrovibrio acetiphilus DSM 12809, the proteins below share one genomic window:
- a CDS encoding helix-turn-helix transcriptional regulator, which yields MYELSKTDYKAVLDLVTTLVNVKSISAFAEMLINSKELLGFDSVVMAELQFHKTCTHKIIYSDNAFMQRTDDYVVPMEDYAADKVFPQILAGKEVIKVTNSPVYVHDVIFQHAGNAGSKPCENEDRYILAKMNHETQIASLIVFVVNAKESEGKFEQIACYLHAHLLTNYVRILSVSNENIIKLSGREKSVLTWLKYGKTSWEVAKILNITENTVNFHIKNIKNKLNATNRQHAVAIAIAKSIIS from the coding sequence ATGTATGAGTTAAGTAAAACGGACTATAAGGCTGTCTTAGATCTTGTTACAACTCTTGTAAATGTTAAATCAATTTCAGCCTTTGCAGAGATGCTTATCAATTCTAAAGAGCTGTTAGGCTTCGACTCGGTAGTTATGGCAGAGCTCCAGTTTCATAAAACCTGTACGCATAAAATTATCTATAGTGATAATGCATTTATGCAGAGAACAGATGACTATGTTGTTCCGATGGAAGATTATGCTGCGGATAAAGTCTTTCCGCAAATACTGGCTGGAAAAGAAGTTATAAAAGTTACTAACAGTCCTGTTTATGTACATGATGTGATTTTTCAGCATGCCGGAAATGCCGGGAGTAAACCCTGCGAAAACGAAGACAGGTATATACTGGCAAAAATGAATCATGAAACCCAGATAGCAAGCCTGATTGTTTTTGTTGTGAATGCTAAAGAGTCGGAGGGTAAGTTTGAACAGATAGCGTGTTATTTACACGCGCACCTTCTGACAAACTATGTCAGAATCCTGAGTGTTTCTAATGAAAATATAATTAAACTTAGTGGAAGGGAGAAAAGTGTGCTTACCTGGCTTAAGTACGGAAAAACGTCTTGGGAAGTCGCCAAAATTCTTAACATAACCGAAAACACTGTAAATTTTCATATCAAAAATATCAAAAACAAACTAAATGCCACAAACAGACAACACGCCGTAGCCATCGCTATTGCCAAAAGCATCATTTCATAA
- a CDS encoding RNA recognition motif domain-containing protein, translated as MNIYVGNLSYTSSEDELFELFENMGQVDSARIITDRDTGRSKGFGFVEMADAEQAKAAIEQLNGTEFGGRNLTVNEAKPRNNDRSGGGFNNRRY; from the coding sequence ATGAACATTTATGTAGGAAACCTTAGCTACACATCCAGCGAAGACGAACTTTTCGAGCTTTTTGAAAACATGGGTCAAGTTGACTCAGCAAGAATAATCACAGACAGAGACACAGGCCGTTCTAAAGGCTTCGGTTTCGTAGAAATGGCTGATGCTGAACAAGCTAAAGCAGCTATCGAACAACTTAACGGAACAGAATTCGGCGGCAGAAACCTTACTGTTAACGAAGCTAAACCAAGAAACAACGACCGCAGCGGCGGCGGCTTCAACAACAGAAGATACTAA
- a CDS encoding radical SAM/SPASM domain-containing protein: protein MSEKIWELKWMAWEITSKCNLKCVHCRSSSGIHSAVGKFTLEKSKKFIDDLIEFANPVIVLTGGEPLMREDIFDIASYGTSKGLRMAMATNGSLVTDEVCEKMLASGIRICSLSLDGSTPEVHDDFRQQEGSFQAVMDAAALFRKHGIKFIINSSFAKRNQHDIMNTYKLAKSLQPTAWYMFLIVPTGRGEELMKELISKEDYEEILNWHYEMEREEEDILVRPTCAPQYYRIWHDRSQKEGKDKDRRSLTFSTGGGKGCIAGQTIALVNSNGDVLPCSYFPVNGGNVFEKSLKEIWDTSELFQDMRKFKDYEGKCGVCKHLGVCGGCRARSYAVTGNYMAEEPFCDYIPANYKG from the coding sequence ATGTCAGAAAAAATCTGGGAACTTAAATGGATGGCTTGGGAAATCACATCAAAATGCAACCTGAAATGTGTTCACTGCCGTTCTTCTTCGGGTATACATTCCGCCGTTGGAAAGTTTACACTGGAAAAATCTAAGAAGTTTATAGACGATCTCATAGAGTTTGCTAACCCTGTGATAGTGCTTACAGGCGGCGAACCGCTCATGAGGGAAGATATATTTGATATAGCGAGTTACGGCACTTCAAAAGGGCTTCGTATGGCGATGGCCACAAACGGGTCTCTGGTAACCGACGAAGTGTGTGAAAAGATGCTGGCATCAGGCATAAGAATCTGCTCGCTCAGCCTCGACGGCTCCACGCCGGAAGTGCATGATGATTTCCGACAGCAAGAGGGGTCATTTCAGGCTGTTATGGACGCTGCCGCCCTTTTCAGAAAACATGGTATAAAATTTATAATCAACTCATCTTTTGCAAAGCGGAATCAACACGATATTATGAATACATATAAATTGGCGAAAAGTCTTCAGCCTACTGCATGGTATATGTTCCTTATCGTTCCGACAGGTCGTGGCGAAGAGCTTATGAAAGAGCTTATCAGCAAAGAAGACTACGAAGAGATACTGAACTGGCACTATGAAATGGAACGAGAAGAGGAAGATATCCTCGTTCGCCCTACCTGCGCACCGCAGTATTACAGGATATGGCACGATCGGAGCCAGAAAGAGGGGAAAGACAAAGATCGCAGGAGCCTTACGTTTTCAACCGGAGGCGGAAAAGGCTGTATAGCAGGTCAGACTATTGCGCTTGTTAATTCGAACGGTGATGTTCTCCCCTGCTCATATTTTCCTGTAAACGGCGGTAATGTTTTTGAGAAGTCACTCAAAGAGATATGGGATACCTCTGAACTTTTTCAGGATATGCGGAAATTTAAAGATTACGAAGGTAAGTGCGGTGTCTGCAAGCATCTCGGTGTCTGCGGCGGCTGCCGTGCACGTTCGTACGCTGTTACAGGCAACTACATGGCAGAAGAGCCGTTTTGCGATTATATCCCGGCTAATTATAAAGGGTAA
- a CDS encoding nitrilase-related carbon-nitrogen hydrolase yields the protein MRIISFQLPVVLSDLDGNRKRFLKAMAEHADDKDVIFMLPEMWGCGFDYKNLQNFAEHTYELISEIQSIINSDTLVITTHPETNQNKVFNTVYAVTKTAVIGKYRKNFLFSPTGEDNYFDKGDDICVVDFKGVRVGFLLCYEIRFPEMFRLTASAGADVVAIPAVWPEAKKDHWQTLTKARAVENQMYVIGCNCSVMHTKKKDMDCGYSVAYDPWGSNLYESVSGEHVLTCEINRENVNDIRQKIPSLSDAMKVFEIKRR from the coding sequence ATGAGAATTATTTCTTTTCAACTGCCTGTAGTGCTTTCTGACCTTGACGGAAATAGGAAACGTTTCCTGAAAGCAATGGCTGAACATGCTGATGATAAAGATGTAATTTTTATGCTTCCTGAAATGTGGGGATGTGGTTTCGATTATAAAAATCTTCAGAATTTTGCAGAACATACTTATGAACTCATTTCTGAAATACAGAGTATTATAAATTCTGATACACTGGTAATAACTACCCACCCCGAGACAAATCAAAACAAGGTTTTTAATACCGTTTATGCTGTGACTAAAACAGCTGTCATCGGTAAATATAGAAAGAACTTCCTTTTTTCACCTACTGGTGAAGATAATTACTTTGATAAAGGCGATGATATTTGCGTTGTTGACTTTAAAGGTGTCAGGGTGGGGTTTTTACTTTGTTATGAAATAAGGTTTCCGGAGATGTTCAGGCTGACTGCCTCTGCCGGAGCTGATGTCGTGGCTATCCCTGCTGTCTGGCCGGAGGCTAAAAAAGATCACTGGCAGACACTGACAAAAGCGAGAGCTGTTGAAAATCAAATGTATGTTATAGGCTGTAATTGCAGCGTAATGCATACTAAAAAGAAAGATATGGATTGCGGTTACAGTGTTGCATACGACCCTTGGGGCAGCAACCTTTACGAATCTGTTTCCGGAGAACATGTCTTAACATGTGAAATTAACAGAGAGAACGTTAACGATATACGTCAAAAGATACCGAGCTTGTCAGATGCTATGAAAGTGTTTGAGATAAAGCGACGGTGA
- a CDS encoding acetyl-CoA hydrolase/transferase C-terminal domain-containing protein: MSELETRVRCKSLLKKVMKVEETLQFFKPGMNLGWSGFTPAGYPKAVPIALADYVEANGLQGKWKFNLFIGASVGAETEDRWASLDMIDRRWPYQTGKNIAKGINEGRIRMGDKHLSLFAQDLGYGFYTKDTESGKLDLAIIEVSAITEDGGLVPTSSCGVIPEILQVCDRIIIEVNTGQPSFEGMHDLFTPGTPPNRQVFNITKADSRIGKTYIDCDPEKIIAIVESKHLDKGRAFTDIDETSEAIAGHIIQFFSDEVKAGRLPKNLLPLQSGVGSIANAVVGGLAKGPFEHLTVFTEVLQDTMLDLFDSGKLDAASSCSLSLSEKEGFPRFFANWDKYADKIVLRPLSVSNAPEPIRRLGCIAMNTPVEFDMYAHANSTLVGGTRMINGLGGSGDFLRNGFLKIMHCPSARPTKTDPTGITCVVPKAPHIDHTEHDLDVVVTDQGLADLRGLAPKERAQTIINKCVHPDYKDIMQEYLDISTKICIAKGIGHEPQLFDRCFKMQMNLAKNGTMKIDNWDVPEIV; encoded by the coding sequence ATGTCTGAATTAGAAACCAGAGTACGGTGTAAGAGTCTTCTTAAAAAAGTGATGAAAGTTGAAGAGACTCTTCAGTTCTTTAAGCCCGGCATGAACCTTGGCTGGTCAGGTTTTACACCTGCAGGTTACCCAAAAGCTGTGCCGATTGCACTTGCTGATTATGTTGAGGCTAACGGTCTTCAGGGGAAATGGAAATTCAATCTCTTCATAGGTGCATCTGTTGGTGCAGAGACAGAAGACAGATGGGCTTCACTCGACATGATAGACAGAAGATGGCCTTATCAGACAGGTAAAAATATTGCTAAAGGGATCAACGAAGGGCGCATCAGAATGGGTGACAAACACCTTTCACTTTTTGCTCAGGATCTCGGTTATGGTTTCTACACAAAAGATACTGAGTCAGGCAAGCTTGACCTCGCTATCATAGAGGTTTCAGCTATAACTGAGGATGGCGGTCTTGTTCCTACGTCTTCATGTGGTGTTATCCCTGAAATTCTTCAGGTATGCGACAGAATTATTATAGAAGTGAATACAGGTCAGCCTTCTTTTGAAGGTATGCACGACCTCTTTACACCAGGGACACCTCCTAACAGACAGGTATTCAACATTACAAAAGCTGACAGCCGTATAGGTAAAACATACATCGATTGCGATCCTGAAAAAATCATCGCAATTGTTGAGTCAAAGCACCTTGATAAAGGGCGTGCTTTTACCGATATCGATGAGACCTCTGAAGCTATTGCCGGACATATTATCCAGTTCTTCAGTGACGAAGTTAAAGCTGGGCGTCTGCCTAAAAATCTTCTTCCGCTTCAGTCCGGTGTTGGTTCTATTGCTAACGCTGTTGTCGGTGGTCTTGCAAAAGGTCCGTTCGAACACCTTACTGTTTTTACTGAGGTTCTTCAGGATACTATGCTTGATCTTTTTGATTCCGGTAAACTAGATGCAGCGTCATCATGTTCACTCTCGCTTTCTGAAAAAGAAGGCTTTCCACGTTTCTTCGCAAACTGGGATAAATATGCTGATAAAATCGTTCTGCGCCCACTTTCTGTGTCTAATGCGCCGGAACCTATTCGTCGTCTGGGATGTATCGCTATGAATACACCTGTTGAATTTGACATGTATGCACATGCTAACTCAACACTTGTCGGTGGTACAAGAATGATCAACGGGCTTGGCGGTTCTGGTGACTTCCTCAGAAACGGCTTCCTGAAAATTATGCATTGCCCTTCTGCCAGACCTACAAAGACAGACCCTACAGGTATCACATGTGTTGTTCCTAAGGCTCCGCACATTGACCACACAGAGCACGATCTTGACGTTGTCGTCACAGATCAGGGGCTTGCTGATCTTCGTGGTCTTGCTCCTAAAGAGAGAGCACAGACAATCATTAATAAATGTGTTCACCCTGACTACAAAGATATTATGCAGGAATACCTTGATATCTCTACTAAAATTTGCATTGCGAAAGGTATCGGTCATGAGCCTCAGCTCTTCGACAGATGCTTCAAAATGCAGATGAACCTCGCTAAAAACGGCACAATGAAAATCGATAACTGGGATGTTCCTGAAATCGTTTAA
- a CDS encoding DMT family protein, with protein MTRLYPVVLLLFSNVFMIYAWYGHLKDMRTKPLIIAIVLSWGVAFFEYCLQVPANRIGHQYYSLGQLKVMQEIITMSVFAVFSVMYMKEKVGLDYLLASLCMVGAVYFMFRSNG; from the coding sequence ATGACAAGGCTTTACCCAGTGGTTCTTCTTCTGTTCTCAAATGTTTTTATGATTTATGCATGGTATGGGCACCTGAAAGATATGCGTACTAAACCGCTTATCATTGCTATTGTTTTAAGCTGGGGAGTCGCTTTTTTTGAGTATTGCCTACAGGTTCCGGCAAACAGAATAGGGCACCAGTATTACTCTCTCGGTCAGCTGAAAGTAATGCAGGAAATCATCACTATGAGCGTTTTTGCTGTCTTCAGCGTTATGTACATGAAAGAAAAAGTGGGGCTTGACTATTTGCTGGCAAGTCTTTGTATGGTTGGAGCAGTTTACTTTATGTTTCGTAGTAACGGTTAG
- a CDS encoding TrkH family potassium uptake protein, which produces MNQYTFRNFFASDHEVSWGILTLTPLPLLSLIITPVLPFSYQIRCGISVLSVILNLIFAFYNGTKTGKFSGLLSMVLIYFSFLPMLLENPVYMLAGNVLFIILFFFAVYLSSSMQYFEGYLVKKYFRNVSVALHVFTVIILIVVFTEKDVTSLLLAIPLTSFVFSQFAFVRWSVSSENWFNVFTSIMYITIGVAVTVLGVEFWDFVLLFFSVAATAQLYICRKQHGSAENWWDVFMSHPGRVLFSSFFILCLVGTVLLLIPAATSKGDISFIDAVFTSVSAVCVTGLIVLDTPKDFSMFGQIIILILIQLGGLGIMSLTTVAIQTFGKRLSLKHETVLTSMTETDHKTLLSSLAMILKYTFTLEFIGGAVLIVLFYRTGDSIDEAVWRGVFTSVSAFCNAGFALQSDSLISYNNNSYILNTVALLIFFGGIAPVIALSIPALVMGKKIPLGATLALWTSIILIFAGALLLLIFEWNGIFKGMNLVNKLFNSLFQSVTLRTAGFNSVELGHITNPSLIIMLIFMFIGGSPGGTAGGIKTTAVSILALTFWANITNRKSIVLQNKKIAQSTVNKAVTIVISGFIFWFLSVIMIEVTQQIPTRELIFEVTSAIGTVGLSTGATGMLDGVGKIIIIVTMFAGRLGPMTLFTIMSGTGNTSGTEYIEENITIT; this is translated from the coding sequence ATGAATCAATATACCTTTAGAAACTTTTTTGCATCAGACCATGAAGTAAGCTGGGGCATACTTACCCTTACTCCTTTGCCGCTGCTTTCTCTTATTATAACACCTGTGTTGCCTTTCAGTTACCAGATAAGATGTGGCATCTCTGTATTATCTGTTATACTGAACCTGATTTTTGCATTCTATAACGGTACTAAGACAGGTAAATTTTCCGGATTGCTATCAATGGTTCTGATCTATTTTTCGTTTCTGCCCATGCTGTTGGAGAATCCTGTGTATATGCTTGCAGGAAATGTTCTCTTTATCATTCTTTTCTTTTTTGCTGTGTATCTTTCTTCCTCCATGCAGTATTTTGAAGGTTATCTGGTCAAAAAGTATTTCAGAAATGTTAGCGTGGCTTTACACGTTTTTACTGTTATTATCCTTATTGTTGTTTTTACTGAAAAAGACGTGACATCACTTCTGCTGGCAATACCCCTAACGTCTTTTGTATTCTCTCAGTTTGCATTTGTCAGGTGGTCTGTTTCATCAGAAAACTGGTTTAATGTTTTCACAAGTATAATGTATATAACGATAGGAGTTGCTGTCACAGTCTTAGGGGTGGAGTTTTGGGATTTTGTCCTGCTATTTTTTTCTGTTGCGGCGACAGCACAGCTTTATATCTGTCGGAAGCAGCATGGTTCAGCAGAAAACTGGTGGGATGTGTTTATGTCCCATCCGGGAAGGGTACTTTTTTCCTCTTTTTTCATTCTGTGCCTTGTTGGCACTGTTCTTCTATTGATCCCAGCAGCTACGAGCAAGGGTGACATAAGTTTTATTGATGCGGTATTCACGTCTGTTAGTGCCGTTTGCGTTACAGGGCTTATTGTGCTGGATACTCCCAAAGATTTTTCTATGTTTGGTCAGATAATAATTCTCATACTGATTCAGCTGGGTGGGCTAGGCATAATGAGCCTTACCACCGTTGCAATACAGACATTTGGTAAGCGTTTGAGCCTTAAGCATGAGACAGTACTTACATCTATGACTGAAACTGACCATAAGACACTTCTCAGCTCTCTTGCTATGATACTGAAATATACTTTTACATTGGAATTTATAGGTGGAGCAGTACTCATCGTCCTTTTTTACAGAACCGGAGACAGCATAGACGAGGCAGTTTGGCGAGGGGTGTTCACGTCTGTGTCTGCTTTCTGCAATGCTGGTTTTGCTCTTCAATCTGATAGCTTGATTTCATACAATAACAATTCTTATATTTTAAATACTGTTGCGCTCCTTATATTCTTTGGCGGGATAGCACCGGTCATCGCTCTTTCTATCCCTGCATTGGTAATGGGTAAGAAAATTCCTCTGGGAGCAACCTTGGCTCTTTGGACATCAATAATATTAATCTTTGCAGGTGCGCTGCTTCTGCTTATTTTTGAGTGGAATGGCATTTTCAAAGGAATGAATCTGGTAAATAAGCTTTTTAACTCACTTTTTCAGTCGGTGACTCTGCGTACGGCAGGTTTTAACTCTGTAGAGCTGGGGCATATAACAAACCCGAGTCTCATCATCATGCTGATTTTTATGTTTATAGGCGGAAGCCCCGGCGGCACGGCTGGGGGGATAAAAACGACTGCGGTAAGCATTCTTGCATTAACTTTCTGGGCTAATATAACCAACCGAAAAAGTATTGTACTGCAAAATAAAAAAATTGCACAAAGTACAGTTAACAAGGCAGTGACGATAGTTATTTCAGGGTTTATATTTTGGTTTCTCTCTGTGATAATGATAGAGGTGACGCAGCAGATTCCTACCCGTGAACTGATTTTTGAAGTAACTTCAGCAATAGGCACTGTGGGGCTTTCAACAGGCGCAACAGGTATGCTGGACGGAGTAGGTAAAATAATTATAATAGTTACAATGTTTGCAGGTAGACTTGGCCCTATGACTCTTTTCACTATAATGAGTGGCACTGGCAATACATCAGGTACAGAATACATTGAAGAGAATATAACTATCACCTGA
- a CDS encoding potassium channel family protein produces MAQQILIIGLGHFGMSLAKTLSEKGAEVLAVDKRINRVEEASAFVTEAVVMDATDEAELAKLEPKKRDSSVCTIGEDSKDASIICTALLRQMGAPLVISRASDKMHQRILSLVGAHQVVDPEQEFGYRFANKLLFKNIIIDNEMGENMHLTEMCVLPEMIGKTLIELALPKRFGVMVVAIRKGQSGKLFQPNPSEPLDKDDTMIIVSTESAIPKLIKGV; encoded by the coding sequence ATGGCACAACAGATACTGATTATAGGTCTGGGGCATTTCGGGATGTCTCTGGCGAAAACACTTTCAGAGAAGGGCGCTGAAGTTCTTGCTGTTGATAAACGAATAAACCGGGTGGAGGAAGCTTCTGCATTCGTTACAGAGGCAGTTGTGATGGACGCAACTGATGAGGCGGAGCTTGCCAAGCTTGAACCTAAGAAACGCGATTCTTCTGTGTGTACCATTGGTGAAGATTCTAAAGATGCTTCGATCATATGCACAGCGCTTTTACGGCAGATGGGGGCTCCTCTTGTTATTTCAAGGGCAAGCGATAAGATGCATCAGAGGATACTGTCTCTGGTTGGTGCCCATCAGGTAGTTGACCCCGAACAGGAATTTGGATACAGGTTTGCTAATAAACTTTTGTTTAAGAATATTATCATAGATAATGAAATGGGTGAAAATATGCACCTCACAGAGATGTGTGTTTTGCCTGAGATGATAGGCAAGACACTGATAGAGTTAGCTCTGCCTAAGAGGTTTGGCGTTATGGTTGTTGCTATAAGGAAAGGACAGTCCGGGAAACTTTTTCAGCCCAACCCGTCTGAACCGCTCGACAAGGATGATACAATGATTATTGTGTCAACAGAGTCAGCAATACCTAAGCTTATTAAGGGTGTCTGA
- a CDS encoding flavodoxin: MGKIGLFYGSNGGVTQSVADSIASALKKKGFEVDVKDIASSSNDDIAGYENVIFGTSTWGMGDLQDDWDSFVANLGDIDFGGKKVAYFGTGDQFSYPETFVDGIGLIDENVSGAEVIGQWPSDDYDFSDSKAYVNGSFIGLALDEDNQSNLTDDRISKWVDILAGSFS, translated from the coding sequence ATGGGAAAAATAGGACTTTTTTACGGATCTAACGGCGGAGTAACACAGTCTGTTGCAGACTCCATTGCTTCTGCTTTGAAAAAGAAAGGGTTTGAAGTTGATGTTAAAGATATTGCAAGCTCATCAAATGACGATATTGCCGGATATGAAAATGTTATATTTGGTACCTCGACATGGGGGATGGGCGATCTTCAGGATGATTGGGATTCTTTTGTTGCTAATCTTGGCGACATAGATTTTGGCGGGAAGAAAGTTGCGTATTTCGGCACTGGAGACCAATTCTCATATCCGGAGACTTTTGTGGATGGCATAGGGCTCATCGACGAAAATGTGTCAGGCGCAGAAGTTATCGGACAGTGGCCTTCAGATGATTACGACTTCTCTGATTCAAAGGCTTATGTTAACGGGAGCTTTATTGGTCTTGCGCTTGACGAAGACAACCAGAGTAATCTGACAGATGACAGAATTTCCAAATGGGTTGATATTCTGGCAGGTTCATTCTCTTAA
- a CDS encoding DUF4177 domain-containing protein, which produces MQQYREYKVIHIVEGGLGTIFLGASGIPLKKLENALNQEAASGWQVVFQVLEKKRFLLFWSRDAVIVTLGR; this is translated from the coding sequence ATGCAGCAGTACAGAGAATACAAAGTGATTCATATCGTTGAAGGTGGGCTTGGGACAATATTCCTCGGAGCATCGGGCATCCCTTTGAAAAAACTTGAAAACGCTCTGAATCAGGAAGCAGCAAGTGGGTGGCAGGTAGTTTTTCAAGTTCTTGAGAAGAAGAGATTTCTTCTTTTCTGGAGCAGGGATGCCGTGATCGTTACTCTGGGCAGATAA
- the hcp gene encoding hydroxylamine reductase yields the protein MFCYQCQETAKNTGCTVRGVCGKTDDCANLQDALIYVLKGLSVYAEAARENGAIDNKYGRFITQALFATITNANFDNAKIYKLILAACDIRDELKSLAGKDITVEGGNWRPANIEEAESVGAAHGVLSQANEDVRSLRELAIYGVKGMAAYADHASVLGYEDPVVFDHMITALASTTKDLSVEDMIAMVMKTGETAVTTMALLDKANTESYGNPEITEVNIGVGKNPGILISGHDLKDLKELLEQTQGTGVDVYTHSEMLPAHYYPEFKKYDNFVGNYGNAWWKQSTEFDSFNGPILMTTNCITPVKDSYKDRMYTTGMAGYPGLTHIEDAPEGKMKNFSAIIEQAKKCPAPTQIEEGKIVGGFAHAQVMALADKVVDAVKSGAIKRFVVMAGCDGRHKERSYFTDVAEGLPKDAVILTAGCAKYRYNKLALGDIGGIPRVLDAGQCNDSYSLAVIALKLKEVFGLEDINELPISFDIAWYEQKAATVLLALLYLGVKGIRLGPTLPAFLSPNVAKVLVENFDIKAIGDVKADIDAMMAGV from the coding sequence ATGTTCTGTTATCAGTGTCAGGAAACAGCTAAGAATACAGGCTGTACAGTCAGAGGAGTCTGCGGAAAAACAGACGACTGCGCAAATCTTCAAGATGCACTTATATACGTGCTGAAAGGTCTCTCTGTTTATGCAGAGGCTGCCAGAGAAAATGGAGCTATAGACAACAAATATGGCAGATTTATCACTCAGGCACTCTTTGCCACTATTACAAACGCAAACTTTGACAATGCCAAAATCTATAAACTGATTCTTGCTGCATGCGATATCCGTGACGAGCTTAAATCTCTCGCAGGAAAAGATATCACTGTAGAAGGCGGAAACTGGAGACCTGCTAACATCGAAGAAGCAGAGTCTGTCGGAGCTGCACACGGCGTACTGTCACAGGCAAATGAAGATGTCCGTTCTCTCCGTGAACTCGCAATATACGGTGTCAAAGGCATGGCTGCATACGCTGACCACGCTTCTGTACTCGGCTACGAAGACCCTGTAGTTTTCGACCATATGATAACAGCACTCGCTTCCACCACTAAAGATCTCTCTGTGGAAGATATGATAGCTATGGTTATGAAAACTGGTGAAACTGCTGTAACAACTATGGCTCTTCTGGACAAGGCAAATACAGAAAGCTATGGAAATCCTGAAATTACAGAAGTTAATATCGGTGTAGGGAAAAATCCCGGCATACTTATCTCCGGTCACGATCTGAAAGACCTCAAAGAACTCCTTGAGCAAACACAGGGAACAGGCGTTGATGTTTATACTCACTCTGAAATGCTCCCTGCACATTACTACCCTGAGTTCAAAAAATATGATAATTTCGTAGGAAACTACGGTAATGCATGGTGGAAACAGTCTACTGAGTTTGATTCGTTTAACGGACCAATCCTCATGACAACAAACTGCATAACTCCTGTTAAAGATTCTTATAAAGACAGAATGTATACAACAGGCATGGCAGGCTACCCGGGGCTCACTCACATAGAAGACGCACCTGAAGGCAAGATGAAAAATTTCTCCGCTATCATTGAGCAGGCTAAAAAATGCCCTGCCCCGACACAGATAGAAGAGGGAAAAATAGTTGGCGGTTTCGCACACGCTCAGGTAATGGCTCTTGCTGACAAAGTTGTGGATGCTGTTAAATCCGGAGCTATCAAGCGTTTCGTTGTTATGGCTGGCTGTGATGGACGCCACAAAGAGAGAAGCTACTTTACAGATGTAGCCGAAGGGCTTCCGAAAGATGCCGTAATACTTACAGCAGGATGTGCTAAATACCGCTATAACAAACTCGCACTCGGCGACATCGGCGGTATCCCCAGAGTCCTCGATGCAGGTCAGTGTAACGACAGTTACTCACTTGCAGTAATAGCCCTTAAGCTTAAAGAAGTATTCGGTCTGGAAGATATAAACGAACTTCCTATATCTTTTGATATCGCATGGTATGAGCAGAAAGCAGCTACTGTTCTGCTTGCCCTTCTCTACCTCGGTGTTAAAGGCATAAGACTCGGACCAACACTTCCGGCTTTCCTTAGCCCTAATGTTGCAAAAGTGCTCGTAGAGAACTTCGACATCAAGGCTATAGGCGATGTTAAAGCTGATATCGACGCAATGATGGCAGGTGTATAA